In a genomic window of Novosphingobium sp. KA1:
- a CDS encoding response regulator transcription factor translates to MTRILVIEDDAGTANEIMLELTAAGHDVCHAASLSVASRAIADADFDLLILDRQLPDGEGLDLLSDLRGQGRRTPALVLSALGSLDDRVRGLRAGGDDYLPKPFALVELIARVEALLRRPNDTRETRLIAGPLDLDLLAGRATRAGRDLDLLPRELKLLDYMVRRPGRIITRSMLLQDVWGYSFEPNTNVVDVHMGRLRRKVDGEGEAVLIRNVRGQGYVFDFH, encoded by the coding sequence ATGACGCGGATATTGGTGATCGAGGACGATGCCGGCACGGCGAACGAGATCATGCTCGAGCTGACCGCCGCCGGGCACGACGTGTGTCATGCCGCCAGCCTGTCGGTCGCGTCCCGGGCGATCGCAGACGCGGATTTCGACCTGTTGATCCTCGACCGGCAATTGCCCGATGGCGAGGGGCTGGACCTGCTGTCCGATCTGCGCGGGCAGGGGCGGCGCACCCCCGCTTTGGTGTTGAGCGCGCTCGGCAGCCTGGACGACCGGGTGCGTGGCCTGCGCGCAGGCGGCGACGATTATCTGCCCAAGCCGTTCGCGCTGGTCGAACTGATCGCGCGGGTCGAGGCGCTGTTGCGCCGTCCCAACGACACGCGCGAGACACGGCTGATCGCCGGGCCGCTCGATCTCGACCTGCTGGCCGGACGCGCGACGCGGGCCGGGCGCGACCTGGACCTGCTGCCGCGCGAACTGAAGCTGCTCGACTATATGGTCCGACGGCCGGGTCGGATCATCACCCGATCGATGCTGCTCCAGGATGTCTGGGGCTATAGTTTCGAGCCCAACACCAATGTCGTCGACGTGCATATGGGCCGCCTGCGGCGCAAGGTGGACGGCGAGGGCGAGGCGGTGTTGATCCGCAACGTGCGGGGGCAGGGTTATGTCTTCGATTTTCACTGA
- a CDS encoding efflux RND transporter permease subunit — translation MTRWLDLVTRHRLGVALVAALIAAIGLWSFANLQIDAIPDITGVQVQINTTVPALAPEEIERLVTLPIERAMGGQPGLDQTRSLTKTGLSQVTLLYKDGTDQLKARQLVTERLAAVRDQLPPGSTPQLAPITTGLGEIFYYTLEWRKPPPGLDAQAQLMALYEAQEYTVRPMLRAVAGVADVNSNGGLEEQYVVEPDPVRLTLHGVTAGELAAAVAKNVENAGGGIIRRGAERFTVRTDARVMTAEQIAAIPVKFAGGVLPLQVRDLASVVTDAAPRQGAATQNGRETVLGTVMMLVGQNSRETALRVQEALPGISAALPKGMVIDRQYSRADLVDQTIHTVERNLGEGALLVAIVLLLVMGNWRAALIVALVIPLAFLVTVSGMHAIGLSGNLMSLGALDFGLIVDGAIVVVENSLRLLALRRAEKGEDLTPDERRETVARAARMVARPTFFGIAIIALVYVPVLSLGGVEGKLFQPMAQAVMLAIVAGLLWTFTVVPMLSAWALRAPARAHGEEAKGFVAVAERVYTPVLERSLRHPAILVIGALVLLAAAFLAFKTLGSQFTPQLDEGAITAMVYRPVGMSLEQSLAIEQATERAIRRKFPQVSHTFSRIGTSEVATDPMPPNENDLYIFYAPVKDWPTGDGMPRTKQELIAGIEKVARQVYKGQNFEFAQPIEMRFNEMLEGVRADVSVKIYGDDYDTLERAAGQAKAILEKLPGTEGVEFETAGRPKSIVVELDRAALIRLNLGAQAVNDAIRDALAGAEVGFIPHGPARHAIVIRMPESLRADPAAIMALPLRVGDYGMVPLSRVARLKETRIVEPILHDDTNRRAALMVNLSTSDLAGYVQRAQSAIDGQVKLPPGYRIEFGGQYHQLEAAQKRLSIVVPAALILIFALVYAALGSVREAAIVYTGIPFAVTGGVLALWLRGMPFSITAAIGFIALSGIAMLNGLVLIDHINSLRDGREGDPLPAEDAVRRGAHDRLRPVLSTALVASVGFIPMAIATGSGAEVQRPLATVVIGGIITSTILTLILLPSLYAWIERRRPTASRHEETA, via the coding sequence ATGACGCGCTGGCTCGATCTCGTTACCCGCCACCGGCTGGGCGTGGCACTGGTCGCGGCGCTGATCGCGGCGATCGGGCTGTGGTCCTTCGCCAATCTCCAGATCGACGCCATCCCCGACATCACCGGGGTTCAGGTGCAGATCAACACCACGGTCCCGGCCCTCGCGCCCGAGGAGATCGAGCGGCTGGTGACCCTGCCCATCGAACGCGCCATGGGTGGCCAGCCGGGGCTGGACCAGACGCGCTCGCTGACCAAGACCGGGCTGAGCCAGGTTACGCTGCTCTACAAGGACGGCACCGACCAGTTGAAGGCGCGCCAGCTCGTCACCGAACGACTGGCGGCGGTGCGCGACCAGTTGCCGCCGGGCAGCACGCCGCAGCTGGCGCCGATCACCACCGGACTGGGCGAGATCTTCTACTATACGCTCGAATGGCGAAAGCCGCCGCCGGGACTGGATGCGCAGGCCCAGTTGATGGCGCTGTACGAGGCGCAGGAATATACGGTTCGCCCGATGCTGCGCGCCGTGGCGGGGGTCGCCGACGTCAACTCGAACGGCGGGCTGGAGGAGCAATATGTCGTCGAGCCCGATCCCGTCCGGCTGACCCTGCACGGCGTCACCGCGGGTGAGCTGGCCGCGGCGGTCGCCAAGAATGTCGAGAATGCGGGCGGCGGAATCATTCGGCGCGGCGCCGAGCGCTTCACCGTACGAACCGATGCCCGCGTGATGACCGCCGAGCAGATCGCCGCCATCCCGGTCAAGTTCGCGGGCGGCGTCCTACCGCTGCAGGTACGCGACCTCGCCAGCGTCGTCACCGATGCCGCCCCGCGCCAGGGGGCCGCGACCCAGAATGGCCGCGAGACGGTGCTGGGCACGGTCATGATGCTGGTCGGGCAGAACAGCCGCGAGACCGCGCTGCGGGTGCAGGAGGCCCTGCCCGGCATCTCCGCCGCCTTGCCCAAGGGCATGGTGATCGACCGGCAGTATAGCCGTGCCGATCTGGTCGATCAGACGATCCATACCGTCGAGCGCAATCTGGGCGAAGGTGCGCTGCTGGTCGCGATCGTCCTGTTGCTGGTGATGGGCAACTGGCGTGCGGCGCTGATCGTGGCACTCGTCATCCCGCTCGCCTTCCTCGTGACGGTCAGCGGGATGCACGCCATCGGCCTGTCGGGCAATCTGATGAGCCTGGGCGCGCTCGATTTCGGGTTGATCGTCGACGGGGCGATCGTGGTGGTCGAGAACAGCCTGCGCCTGCTCGCCCTGCGCCGCGCCGAGAAGGGTGAGGATCTGACGCCCGACGAACGCCGCGAGACGGTGGCGCGCGCCGCCCGCATGGTGGCGCGACCGACCTTTTTCGGCATCGCGATCATCGCGCTCGTCTATGTGCCCGTGCTCAGCCTGGGCGGGGTCGAGGGCAAGCTGTTCCAGCCGATGGCCCAGGCGGTGATGCTGGCGATCGTCGCCGGGCTGCTCTGGACCTTCACCGTGGTGCCGATGCTGTCGGCCTGGGCTTTGCGCGCGCCCGCCCGTGCGCATGGCGAAGAGGCCAAGGGCTTCGTCGCGGTCGCCGAGCGCGTCTATACCCCGGTGCTGGAGCGCTCGCTGCGCCATCCCGCCATCCTGGTCATCGGCGCGCTGGTGCTGCTTGCAGCGGCGTTCCTCGCCTTCAAGACGCTCGGCTCGCAATTCACGCCGCAGCTCGACGAGGGCGCGATCACCGCGATGGTCTATCGCCCGGTCGGCATGTCGCTGGAACAGAGTCTCGCCATCGAACAGGCGACCGAGCGCGCCATCCGTCGCAAATTCCCGCAGGTCAGTCACACCTTCTCGCGCATCGGCACCAGTGAGGTTGCGACCGACCCGATGCCGCCCAATGAGAACGACCTCTATATCTTCTATGCGCCGGTCAAGGACTGGCCGACCGGCGACGGCATGCCCCGCACCAAGCAGGAGCTGATCGCCGGGATCGAGAAGGTCGCGCGCCAGGTCTACAAGGGCCAGAACTTCGAATTCGCCCAGCCGATCGAAATGCGCTTCAACGAGATGCTGGAGGGCGTGCGCGCCGACGTCTCGGTCAAGATTTACGGCGACGATTACGACACGCTGGAACGCGCCGCCGGACAGGCCAAGGCGATCCTGGAGAAGCTGCCCGGCACCGAGGGCGTCGAGTTCGAAACGGCCGGGCGCCCCAAGAGCATCGTCGTCGAGCTCGACCGCGCCGCGCTGATCCGCCTGAACCTGGGGGCGCAGGCGGTCAACGACGCGATCCGCGACGCGCTGGCGGGGGCGGAGGTCGGCTTCATCCCGCACGGCCCCGCGCGCCATGCCATCGTGATCCGCATGCCCGAGTCGCTACGCGCAGACCCCGCCGCGATCATGGCGCTGCCCCTGCGGGTCGGCGACTATGGCATGGTGCCGCTCTCGCGTGTCGCCCGGTTGAAGGAAACCCGTATCGTCGAGCCGATCCTGCACGACGACACCAACCGCCGCGCCGCGCTGATGGTCAATCTGTCGACCAGCGATCTGGCGGGCTACGTCCAGCGCGCGCAGTCGGCAATCGACGGGCAGGTCAAGCTGCCGCCCGGCTATCGCATCGAATTCGGTGGCCAGTACCACCAGCTTGAGGCCGCGCAGAAGCGCTTGTCGATCGTCGTGCCCGCCGCGCTGATCCTGATCTTCGCTTTGGTCTATGCGGCGTTGGGCAGCGTGCGCGAGGCGGCGATCGTCTATACCGGTATCCCGTTCGCGGTGACCGGCGGCGTGCTGGCGCTGTGGCTGCGCGGCATGCCCTTCTCGATCACCGCCGCGATCGGCTTCATCGCGCTGTCCGGTATCGCCATGCTCAACGGGCTGGTGCTGATCGACCATATCAATTCCCTGCGCGACGGGCGCGAGGGCGATCCGTTGCCCGCCGAGGACGCCGTGCGTCGCGGGGCGCATGATCGGCTGCGTCCCGTCCTGTCGACCGCGCTGGTCGCCTCGGTCGGGTTCATTCCGATGGCCATCGCGACCGGCTCGGGCGCGGAGGTGCAGCGGCCGCTGGCGACCGTGGTCATCGGCGGGATCATCACGTCGACGATCCTGACGCTGATTCTGTTGCCCAGCCTCTACGCCTGGATCGAACGCCGCCGACCCACTGCATCCCGTCACGAGGAAACAGCATGA
- a CDS encoding HAMP domain-containing sensor histidine kinase, translating to MLVLQSLALAAVFWVLANDNHRREIEHRLSDDCTFFRLTPTEERPEELREKLDRDIHRDLFLALFDADGRRIAGNVARLPSGQPPAASFVASIAPTELPGKHSDEARVQVCPMADGTRLLVGVDLDDTVASMRLVGQSLLVGLVPGILMALVFGLIAGRRAARQVDAVRRLTERIMGGDLSGRLRVPSDPDSFGLLCADINLMLDRLQLLVADVRGVGDDIAHQLRTPLTRLRARVERGMRDDDDRAAFAATAEATLADVDKLLGIVAALLRIRELEDHARRSRFAPVDLAQLVEDACDLHRPTAEDRGIALSHTVDPVPPVEGDASLLIEAVSNLIDNAMKFGPPGGMVRVTLGMQGRDIVLGVADDGIGVPPSERALVLQRFYRGRADQPGVGLGLPLVKAIVDLHGFDLAFAAQGSTVSIICPGAAK from the coding sequence ATGCTGGTCCTGCAGTCGCTGGCGCTGGCGGCGGTCTTCTGGGTTCTGGCGAACGACAATCACCGGCGTGAGATCGAGCATCGCTTAAGCGACGACTGTACCTTCTTCCGCCTGACACCAACGGAGGAGCGGCCCGAAGAGCTTCGCGAAAAGCTGGATCGTGATATTCATCGCGATCTGTTCCTGGCGCTGTTTGATGCCGATGGCCGACGGATTGCGGGTAACGTCGCGCGCTTACCGTCGGGGCAGCCCCCTGCCGCCTCGTTCGTCGCCTCGATCGCGCCCACCGAATTGCCGGGCAAGCACAGCGACGAGGCACGGGTGCAGGTCTGTCCGATGGCGGACGGGACGCGTCTGCTGGTCGGGGTCGATCTGGACGACACGGTCGCGTCGATGCGGCTGGTCGGCCAGTCGCTGCTCGTCGGGCTGGTGCCGGGCATTCTGATGGCGCTGGTATTCGGGCTGATCGCCGGGCGGCGCGCGGCGCGGCAGGTCGATGCGGTCCGTCGCCTGACCGAGCGGATCATGGGCGGCGACCTGTCCGGGCGGCTGCGCGTGCCGAGCGATCCCGACAGTTTCGGGCTGCTCTGCGCCGACATCAACCTGATGCTCGACCGGCTGCAACTGCTCGTCGCCGACGTACGCGGGGTGGGTGACGATATCGCGCACCAGCTGCGCACGCCGCTCACGCGCTTGCGCGCGCGGGTCGAGCGGGGGATGCGCGACGATGACGACCGCGCGGCCTTTGCCGCCACCGCCGAGGCGACGCTCGCCGATGTCGACAAGCTGCTGGGCATCGTCGCTGCGTTGCTGCGCATCCGCGAGCTGGAGGATCACGCCCGCCGCAGTCGCTTCGCGCCGGTCGATCTGGCGCAGCTGGTCGAGGATGCGTGCGATCTCCACCGCCCAACCGCCGAGGATCGTGGTATCGCTCTGTCCCACACGGTCGACCCCGTGCCCCCGGTCGAAGGCGATGCCAGCCTGTTGATCGAGGCGGTCTCCAACCTGATCGACAATGCGATGAAGTTCGGCCCTCCCGGGGGCATGGTGCGCGTCACGCTGGGGATGCAAGGCCGCGACATCGTGCTGGGCGTCGCCGACGATGGTATCGGCGTGCCTCCGTCCGAACGCGCGCTGGTCCTGCAACGCTTTTATCGCGGACGCGCCGACCAACCGGGCGTCGGGCTGGGCCTGCCGCTGGTCAAGGCGATCGTCGATCTGCACGGCTTCGACCTGGCCTTCGCCGCGCAGGGGAGTACCGTCTCGATCATCTGCCCCGGCGCGGCAAAATAA
- a CDS encoding VIT family protein has protein sequence MSDNNPSAMGEQHLVHRTGWLRAAVLGANDGIISVSSLIVGVAAAPGATASNILLAGTAALVGGALSMAAGEYVSVSSQADTEQADLAREQRELVRAPEQETAELAAIYVSRGVTPALARQVAEEMMAHDALGAHAHDELGLSDDLAARPIQAALSSAASFTVGAIIPVLIAALAPRSLVSMAVSVAALLLLAVLGALGAKAGGARLLPAIARVTFWGAIAMGVTGLIGHAFGTAM, from the coding sequence ATGAGCGACAACAATCCCTCTGCCATGGGCGAACAGCATCTGGTCCATCGCACCGGCTGGCTGCGTGCCGCTGTGCTTGGCGCGAATGACGGGATCATCTCGGTCTCCAGTCTGATCGTCGGCGTCGCCGCCGCCCCCGGCGCGACCGCATCCAATATCCTGCTCGCGGGAACGGCCGCGCTGGTCGGCGGGGCGCTGTCGATGGCGGCGGGCGAATATGTCTCGGTCAGCTCGCAGGCCGACACCGAACAGGCCGATCTGGCGCGCGAGCAGCGGGAACTGGTCCGAGCGCCGGAACAGGAGACGGCCGAGCTGGCGGCGATCTACGTGTCCCGCGGCGTCACGCCCGCCTTGGCGCGACAGGTGGCCGAAGAGATGATGGCCCATGACGCGCTTGGCGCGCACGCCCACGACGAGCTGGGGCTCAGCGACGATCTGGCGGCGCGGCCGATCCAGGCGGCTCTGTCATCGGCGGCATCGTTCACGGTCGGGGCCATCATACCCGTCCTGATCGCCGCCCTCGCGCCACGATCCCTGGTGAGCATGGCGGTTTCCGTCGCCGCGCTCCTGCTGCTCGCCGTGCTGGGCGCGCTGGGTGCAAAGGCCGGTGGGGCTCGCCTGCTTCCGGCCATCGCGCGTGTCACCTTCTGGGGCGCGATCGCGATGGGCGTGACGGGGCTGATCGGCCATGCCTTTGGCACCGCGATGTAG
- a CDS encoding Tn3 family transposase gives MARRHLLTREMLAGHYDPSLDEREIARHFTLTRDDLELIASRRGDVTRLGYAMLMLYLRWPGRVLEAGEVPPMPILAFVAHQLDVSPASWRDYARRDETRRSHLADLSRRFGHLVFSRADFHALVAFAMPIAQTVTQSSRLAGIVIDEMRRRRLLLPPVTVIEAIVRRARQQAGDLVHDVLAGDLGEPERATLDALLSRRDDKSATWLSWLRNPPLSPAPRNILRLIERLDQVRALGLAASRAATIPQAAFDRIADEAARITPQHLAELPDLRRHAILVAAGIRLEESLTDAVLTMMDKLLGSMMRRAENRTKDKAIGTIRSLQAQLRLLTGSCRTLLDARARGVDSLAAISSIDWERLGTAVVDAELLIAPETIDRTAELIERQRSLRSVIGPFLNAFEFRGAGAVQGLLDAVRLIADIYRTGRRRLPDNPPLRFVPPSWRPFVLRDGVVVRAAYELCVLTQLRDRLRAGDIWVAASRHYRAFDSYLLPPATFDAMRARGPLPLAIDTDFDSFVAGRRASLDTAIERVTILARQGELPQVRLDDNGLVVSPLKAITPPDAENMRRVAYDRLPRVKITDLLLEVDSWTGFSECFTHRRSGRVADDRNALLTVILADGINLGLTRMAETCQGATLRQLAHLHDWHISEAAYSEALGRLIDVHRTVPLAALWGDGTTSSSDGQLFHAGGRGAAIGDINARNGNEPGVSFYTHVSDQYDPFSSRVIAATAGEAPYVLDGLLYHATGLSIEEHYTDTGGASDHVFGLMPFFGYRFAPRLRDLKDRRLHLLPGQEAGPLLAGMTGDPVAIGHVAAHWAELLRLTTSIRSGTATASAMLRRLSAYPRQNGLALALREVGRIERSIFMLDWLRDLDLRRRTQAGLNKGEARNALARALFFNQLGELRDRRFENQTYRASGLNLLVAAIILWNTRYLERAVGALAIPEDVARHIAPLGWEHISLTGDYRWNVESRPDPGQLRPLRTPSSLLAA, from the coding sequence TTGGCCAGAAGACACCTGCTAACCCGCGAGATGCTTGCGGGCCATTATGATCCGTCGCTCGATGAACGCGAGATCGCGCGTCACTTCACCTTGACCCGTGACGACCTCGAACTGATCGCATCCCGGCGTGGCGACGTCACCCGTCTCGGCTATGCGATGCTGATGCTGTATCTGCGCTGGCCGGGGCGCGTGCTGGAAGCCGGCGAAGTGCCGCCCATGCCGATCCTCGCGTTCGTGGCCCATCAGTTGGATGTGTCGCCCGCATCATGGCGCGACTATGCCCGCCGCGACGAAACGCGGCGGTCGCACCTCGCCGACCTGTCGCGGCGCTTCGGTCATCTCGTTTTCAGTCGTGCGGATTTCCACGCGCTGGTCGCGTTCGCCATGCCGATCGCGCAGACCGTCACCCAGTCCTCGCGGCTTGCGGGCATCGTCATCGACGAGATGCGACGCCGGCGATTGCTGCTGCCGCCCGTGACGGTGATTGAGGCGATAGTGCGACGGGCGCGGCAGCAGGCCGGAGATCTGGTCCATGACGTGCTCGCCGGAGATCTCGGCGAACCCGAACGCGCGACGCTCGACGCCCTCCTGTCGCGGCGCGACGACAAAAGCGCGACCTGGCTCTCATGGCTGCGCAACCCGCCCCTATCGCCGGCCCCGCGCAATATCCTGCGACTGATCGAACGGCTCGACCAAGTTCGCGCGCTGGGCCTGGCGGCCTCGCGCGCCGCGACCATCCCGCAGGCGGCATTCGACCGGATCGCCGACGAGGCGGCGCGCATCACGCCGCAGCATCTGGCGGAACTGCCCGACCTACGCCGTCATGCGATCCTTGTCGCTGCCGGCATCCGGCTTGAGGAAAGCCTGACCGATGCGGTGCTGACGATGATGGACAAGCTCCTGGGGAGCATGATGCGACGGGCCGAGAATCGGACCAAGGACAAGGCGATCGGCACGATCCGGTCATTGCAGGCGCAGCTTCGCCTGCTCACCGGCTCATGCCGGACATTGCTCGACGCGCGGGCGCGAGGCGTCGATTCTCTTGCCGCCATCAGTTCGATCGACTGGGAAAGGTTGGGAACGGCGGTCGTGGACGCCGAGCTACTGATCGCGCCGGAAACAATCGACCGCACGGCGGAACTGATCGAACGGCAGCGCTCGCTGCGCTCCGTGATCGGGCCGTTCCTCAACGCCTTTGAGTTTCGCGGGGCCGGTGCGGTGCAGGGCTTGCTCGATGCGGTTCGGCTGATCGCCGACATTTATCGCACCGGACGACGGCGCCTGCCCGATAACCCACCGCTCCGCTTCGTGCCGCCGTCATGGCGGCCGTTCGTGCTGCGCGATGGCGTGGTCGTCCGCGCCGCCTATGAGCTGTGCGTGCTCACCCAACTGCGCGACCGGCTGCGCGCCGGCGACATATGGGTGGCGGCGAGCCGTCATTATCGCGCCTTCGACAGCTATCTCCTGCCGCCTGCAACCTTCGATGCGATGCGCGCGCGAGGACCGCTGCCACTGGCGATCGATACTGATTTCGACAGCTTCGTCGCCGGTCGCCGCGCCAGTCTCGACACCGCGATCGAGCGGGTGACGATCCTCGCTCGACAGGGAGAACTGCCCCAGGTGCGCCTTGACGACAATGGCCTTGTCGTATCCCCGCTCAAGGCGATCACGCCGCCGGATGCAGAGAATATGCGCCGCGTCGCCTATGATCGGCTGCCACGCGTGAAGATCACCGATCTCCTTTTGGAGGTCGATAGCTGGACTGGCTTTTCCGAGTGCTTCACCCATCGCCGCTCCGGTCGCGTGGCGGACGATCGTAACGCGCTCCTGACCGTGATCCTGGCCGATGGCATCAATCTCGGGCTGACGCGCATGGCCGAGACCTGTCAGGGCGCGACCCTGCGTCAGCTCGCCCATCTGCACGACTGGCATATCAGCGAAGCCGCTTATAGCGAGGCGCTGGGGCGGTTGATCGACGTTCACCGCACCGTGCCGTTGGCCGCGCTGTGGGGCGACGGCACCACCTCTTCCAGTGACGGCCAGCTCTTCCATGCGGGCGGGCGCGGCGCCGCGATCGGCGACATCAATGCGCGCAACGGCAATGAACCCGGCGTCAGCTTCTACACCCACGTCTCGGACCAATATGATCCGTTCTCGAGCCGCGTGATCGCGGCGACCGCCGGCGAGGCTCCCTATGTTCTCGACGGGCTGCTATACCATGCCACCGGCCTGTCGATCGAAGAGCATTACACCGATACCGGCGGCGCATCCGACCATGTGTTCGGCCTCATGCCCTTCTTCGGCTACCGCTTCGCGCCGCGCCTGCGCGACCTGAAGGACCGGCGCCTGCATCTACTGCCGGGCCAGGAAGCGGGGCCGCTGCTGGCCGGTATGACCGGCGATCCGGTAGCCATCGGGCATGTCGCCGCCCATTGGGCTGAACTGCTGCGCCTCACCACTTCGATCCGCAGCGGCACCGCCACCGCTTCGGCGATGCTGCGCAGATTGTCCGCTTACCCACGCCAGAACGGACTCGCGCTGGCCTTGCGCGAGGTCGGGCGGATAGAGCGCTCGATCTTCATGCTCGACTGGCTGCGCGATCTCGACCTGCGCCGGCGCACCCAGGCCGGTCTCAACAAGGGCGAGGCCCGCAACGCGCTCGCCCGCGCGCTCTTCTTCAACCAGCTCGGCGAGCTGCGCGACCGGCGGTTCGAGAACCAGACCTATCGCGCCTCCGGCCTCAATCTCCTCGTGGCCGCCATCATCCTGTGGAACACCCGCTATCTCGAACGGGCGGTCGGGGCGCTGGCGATCCCGGAGGACGTTGCGCGCCATATCGCCCCGCTGGGATGGGAGCATATCTCGCTCACCGGCGACTATCGCTGGAATGTCGAAAGCCGCCCCGATCCCGGCCAGCTCCGCCCGTTGCGCACGCCTTCCTCGCTCCTGGCCGCATGA
- a CDS encoding TolC family protein, with protein MRITALAGLAAAAMATPASAQQAMTLDALVQNVVAGNPERQFYQRQIETAGVEREAAGRWADPEAVVEFGQRRAQDPTSGAVTGEGLTYAVSVVQPIEFGGRIALRRAIADGQVGLARIGLQQFDATLAARARSLGYGLFAADEKAAAAREVAGRMRTLARVIVARDPAGPSPQLEAASLQASAISAERTAAAADAEANSILYELNQLRGAPFAARIRIVRPDMSLPALPSGQVLADRASENNFELKALRAQFAQQGLRVDLARKARIPTVSVGPYFDRARSDIRETNYGVRLSTTIPLWNRQAGDVAIEQGKQAQANATLINAERRIARDVFDQAAQYDAKREALAKWDANAPQRFAQAAADADRNYRLGAIPLTTYTQIQQSYVEAVNAVLDTRREALEALLQLRALNGGAALAR; from the coding sequence ATGCGGATCACGGCTTTGGCAGGACTGGCGGCGGCGGCGATGGCCACGCCCGCATCGGCGCAACAGGCGATGACGCTGGACGCGCTGGTCCAGAATGTCGTCGCCGGCAATCCCGAGCGGCAATTCTATCAGCGCCAGATCGAAACGGCAGGCGTCGAGCGCGAGGCCGCCGGGCGCTGGGCCGACCCGGAAGCGGTGGTCGAATTCGGCCAGCGGCGCGCGCAGGACCCGACCAGCGGCGCGGTCACCGGTGAGGGGCTGACCTATGCGGTGTCGGTCGTGCAGCCGATCGAATTTGGCGGCCGCATCGCGCTGCGCCGGGCGATCGCCGACGGACAGGTCGGGCTGGCGCGGATCGGGTTGCAGCAGTTCGACGCGACGCTGGCCGCGCGGGCTCGGTCGCTCGGCTATGGCCTGTTTGCCGCGGACGAGAAGGCGGCGGCGGCGCGCGAGGTGGCGGGGCGGATGCGCACGCTCGCCCGCGTGATCGTCGCGCGCGATCCGGCGGGCCCTTCGCCCCAGCTGGAGGCCGCCTCGCTCCAGGCCAGCGCGATCAGCGCCGAGCGCACCGCCGCCGCCGCCGATGCGGAAGCCAATTCGATTCTCTACGAACTCAACCAGCTGCGCGGAGCGCCCTTCGCCGCGCGCATCCGCATCGTGCGGCCCGACATGTCGCTGCCCGCCCTGCCTTCGGGGCAGGTGCTCGCCGACCGGGCGAGCGAGAATAATTTCGAACTGAAGGCGCTGCGCGCGCAATTCGCGCAACAGGGGCTGCGCGTCGACCTCGCCCGCAAGGCACGCATCCCGACGGTCAGCGTCGGCCCCTATTTCGACCGCGCCCGCTCCGACATTCGCGAGACCAATTACGGTGTCCGCCTGTCCACCACCATCCCGCTGTGGAACCGCCAGGCGGGCGATGTCGCGATCGAACAGGGCAAGCAGGCGCAGGCGAACGCGACGCTTATCAACGCCGAACGGCGGATCGCGCGCGACGTGTTCGACCAGGCCGCGCAATATGACGCCAAGCGCGAGGCGCTGGCGAAATGGGACGCCAATGCGCCGCAGCGTTTCGCGCAGGCCGCCGCCGATGCCGACCGCAACTACCGCCTGGGCGCGATCCCGCTGACCACCTACACCCAGATCCAGCAATCCTATGTCGAGGCGGTGAACGCCGTGCTCGACACCCGGCGTGAGGCGCTGGAGGCGTTGCTCCAGCTCCGCGCGCTGAACGGCGGAGCGGCGCTGGCCCGATGA